The sequence TGGAGCATGATGGCCGTGGCCGTCCTGCTGACATTCGCCGCGATTCTCTCGCTGGCCACGAGCCAGACCAGACCGCTCCACCTCCTGGCCGCGCTCGTCATCCTCGCCAGTACCGTCGGGACTTATCTGGCTATACGCCAACTGGTCAACCCCGCCCGCGGCGGCCTCGAGGAGCAACCCCTGCTGTTCTACGTACTCGTGTTGGGTCTGCAGTCGCTCTACGGATGGGTGCTCCTGTTCCTGTTTGCACCTCGCCCCGCGCCGCGGATGCCCGCCCCTTCCCAGGGCGGCCACAGATAACTCGGAGAATCAACTGCCCGCTGACAACCCGGCATCCGGGTGAACCGTAATCCTGCAGGTGTGCGGTTCGTCGCCAGGAACGCCGCATCCCGAAACCGGTCCCCCAGGCCAGGCTGGTCACTTGATCAATCGCGCGTCGCACCAGTCGGCCTGGTCGCCGATGTCCTGTTCCTCGCCGAAATCCACCTTCAGCTCCAGCCGCTTGGCCCCCTTGATGGGAACGAGGATGTCCATCGCCTTGTCTCGGCCGGTCACCCGTCCGCTGCGGTAGACCTCCTTGCCGTCGGCCAGAACGCTGAAGATGGCGTTGCCCAGCGGCCGGGAACCGTCGTCGATCCCAATCGTGGCCGCCAACTGATCATAGCCCGTCTTCAAGTCGTAGCTGAGCACGGCCTGCGAGTGCATGCCGATGCCGCGAAGAAAGCTCCGACCGCCCATGCGAAGCTCACGGTTGGCCACCGAGCGGTTGTAGCGATACGGCCAGCGGGTGACGCCGAACGGCTCAAACGAGTACCCCGCCGGCTCCAGGTCGCTCAGGAACACCAGGCGGTCACCGCGAAAGCCAATCTCCATCAGCCGCGAAACCGGCACGACCACCGCCTTGTTGCCACCGATAATCAGCCGGATCGTCTCGACGTCACCACCCGTGATTCGCCCGCAGAGAATCGACCCGTCGTCCAAAGTACACCTGGCCGGGGCTGCAGCCCCACGACCCACGCCCGCGGCCATGACCAGACCACACGCCTTCTGGGCCGCAAACGCCACACTCCTGTCGCGCCAGCGGAACGAGCCACCCTTCACGTCAAGCGACTCCAGCGTCCCGCGCAGGGTCTGCATCTTGTTGTTGGCCCCCATAATGAAAAGCGCGTCCTGCGAGGCATCCGGTCGGTCAAGCGCCTTGCCAAAAGCCCCCACAGCCTCATCGCTCCATGAGCCCAGATAGCGAACACCGGCCAGATCACTCAGCGAGAGCTTCATCCGGTCGGCCAATGCGGCCGCCACCTCGA comes from Phycisphaerae bacterium and encodes:
- a CDS encoding NPCBM/NEW2 domain-containing protein; amino-acid sequence: MSVVFGDGREVRSETGTWGYASPRSRSVRRRFLLVGASLVLACATGATLAAGPVVRVITVEGKTVSGAWLGADGDGSLRLAEGTQEFSLKADDVMSVKWPGAGGSRLAMSAPAGSPSSTMPAEGVELVIYLKDGSQLPGRLLAGGREGIEVAAALADRMKLSLSDLAGVRYLGSWSDEAVGAFGKALDRPDASQDALFIMGANNKMQTLRGTLESLDVKGGSFRWRDRSVAFAAQKACGLVMAAGVGRGAAAPARCTLDDGSILCGRITGGDVETIRLIIGGNKAVVVPVSRLMEIGFRGDRLVFLSDLEPAGYSFEPFGVTRWPYRYNRSVANRELRMGGRSFLRGIGMHSQAVLSYDLKTGYDQLAATIGIDDGSRPLGNAIFSVLADGKEVYRSGRVTGRDKAMDILVPIKGAKRLELKVDFGEEQDIGDQADWCDARLIK